The proteins below come from a single Onychomys torridus chromosome 18, mOncTor1.1, whole genome shotgun sequence genomic window:
- the Mrpl14 gene encoding 39S ribosomal protein L14, mitochondrial — translation MAVLTGLWGPFAHASRAFGQRCFSTSGSLGAIQKMTRVRVVDNSALGNTPYHRPPRCIHVYNKSGVGKVGDQILLAIRGQKKRALIVGHRMPGSRMTPRFDSNNVVLIEDNGNPVGTRIKTPIPSSLRKREGEYSKVLAIAQNFV, via the exons ATGGCTGTCCTTACTGGGCTCTGGGGCCCCTTCGCCCATGCCAGCAGAGCATTCGGCCAGCGCTGCTTCAG CACCTCTGGGAGCCTCGGTGCAATCCAGAAGATGACTCGGGTACGTGTAGTGGACAACAGTGCCCTGGGAAACACCCCGTACCATCGGCCTCCTCGATGCATCCACGTCTATAACAAGAGTGGGGTGGGCAAGGTAGGCGATCAGATTCTGCTGGCCATCAGGGGGCAGAAGAAGAGAGCACTCATTGTGGGGCATCGCATGCCTGGCTCCCGGATGACTCCAAGGTTTGACTCCAACAACGTGGTCCTCATCGAGGACAACGGGAACCCTGTGGGGACTCGAATCAAAACACCTATCCCATCCAGCCTTCGAAAGAGGGAGGGCGAGTATTCCAAGGTGTTGGCCATAGCTCAGAACTTTGTGTGA